In a genomic window of Cytophagia bacterium CHB2:
- the gyrB gene encoding DNA topoisomerase (ATP-hydrolyzing) subunit B, protein MKKAEVLEYQDEKQEKGNGAPQDLEALAKASGEKYTSDAITVLKGLEAVRMRPAMYIGDTSVKGLHHLVYEVIDNSVDEALAGYCDTIDVTMNKDGSVTVEDNGRGIPVDTHKDMKKSALEVVMTVLHAGGKFDKKSYKVSGGLHGVGVSVVNALSEWLEAYVARDGNLYYQKYERGNPVADVKIVGKRKTTGTKVIFSPDPEIFGKRKFTFDILAERVRELAFLNKNLRLSISDENTGRSHKFQFKGGISEFVKYIDEAREPIMNKPIYLEGEREGVPIEVALQYNDGYNENIFTYVNNIHTIEGGTHMVGFKAALTKTINTYATKNNLLKDKDNFQITGDDVREGLTAVVSIKVTEPQFEGQTKTKLGNSDIRGIVESFCNEGLAAFFEENPSVARKIVEKGKLAAQSREAARKARELTRRKSALDGGGLPGKLADCSITDPEHCEIYIVEGDSAGGSAKQGRDRRFQAILPIKGKILNVEKARLDKILSNEEIRTLVTALGTGIGSDDFDPERLRYGRVIIMTDADVDGSHIRTLLLTFFFRYMKQLIEQSRIYIAQPPLYRIWKGKEEFYCYDDDEKDAALKRFDNKDNVNVQRYKGLGEMNPEQLWKTTMDPEQRAMKLVTIEEAYQADVLFSTLMGDKVEPRRKFIEENAKYVRNLDV, encoded by the coding sequence ATGAAAAAAGCTGAAGTGCTGGAATACCAGGACGAGAAACAGGAAAAAGGCAACGGCGCCCCGCAAGATCTGGAAGCGCTGGCAAAAGCCAGCGGTGAAAAGTATACCTCTGATGCCATTACCGTGCTCAAGGGCCTGGAGGCGGTGAGAATGCGGCCCGCGATGTACATCGGCGATACTTCCGTGAAAGGCCTGCACCATCTTGTTTATGAGGTGATCGACAATTCCGTGGATGAAGCACTGGCCGGCTATTGCGACACCATCGATGTTACCATGAACAAGGACGGCAGCGTTACGGTGGAAGATAACGGCCGCGGCATCCCGGTGGATACGCACAAAGACATGAAAAAGTCCGCGCTGGAAGTCGTCATGACTGTGTTGCACGCCGGCGGCAAGTTCGATAAAAAATCTTATAAAGTTTCCGGCGGTTTGCACGGCGTGGGTGTTTCCGTTGTTAATGCGCTGTCAGAGTGGCTCGAAGCGTATGTTGCGCGCGACGGCAATTTGTATTACCAAAAATACGAGCGCGGCAATCCGGTGGCCGACGTCAAAATCGTTGGCAAGCGCAAAACCACGGGCACGAAGGTGATTTTTTCGCCGGATCCCGAGATTTTCGGCAAGCGCAAATTTACGTTCGATATTCTCGCGGAACGTGTGCGCGAGCTGGCGTTCTTGAACAAGAACCTTCGCCTGTCGATCAGCGACGAAAACACCGGGAGATCGCATAAGTTTCAGTTCAAGGGCGGTATCTCCGAATTCGTAAAATATATTGATGAAGCGCGCGAGCCGATCATGAACAAGCCGATCTATCTCGAAGGCGAGCGCGAAGGCGTTCCCATCGAAGTCGCGCTGCAATACAACGACGGCTATAACGAGAACATTTTCACCTACGTCAACAACATTCACACCATCGAAGGCGGCACGCACATGGTCGGCTTCAAGGCGGCGTTGACCAAAACGATCAACACCTATGCGACCAAAAACAATCTGCTCAAAGATAAAGATAACTTTCAAATCACCGGCGATGATGTGCGTGAAGGTTTGACCGCCGTGGTCAGTATCAAAGTCACAGAGCCGCAATTCGAAGGGCAAACCAAGACCAAGCTGGGTAATAGCGATATTCGCGGCATCGTCGAATCGTTTTGCAATGAGGGCTTGGCGGCGTTCTTCGAAGAAAATCCCTCGGTGGCGCGCAAGATTGTCGAGAAAGGCAAGCTGGCGGCGCAATCGCGCGAGGCGGCACGCAAGGCGCGCGAGCTGACCCGGCGCAAATCCGCGCTCGACGGCGGCGGCCTGCCCGGCAAACTCGCGGATTGCTCGATTACCGACCCCGAGCATTGTGAAATTTACATTGTCGAAGGCGATTCCGCCGGCGGCTCGGCGAAGCAAGGCCGCGACCGGCGTTTTCAGGCGATTCTGCCGATCAAAGGCAAAATTCTAAACGTCGAAAAAGCGCGCCTCGACAAGATTCTTTCAAATGAAGAAATTCGCACGCTGGTCACAGCGCTGGGCACCGGCATCGGCAGCGACGATTTTGACCCAGAACGGCTGCGCTACGGCCGCGTCATCATCATGACTGACGCCGACGTTGACGGCTCGCACATTCGCACGCTGCTGCTCACGTTTTTCTTCCGCTATATGAAACAACTCATCGAGCAGAGCCGAATCTACATCGCGCAGCCGCCGCTTTACCGCATCTGGAAAGGCAAGGAAGAATTCTATTGCTATGACGACGACGAGAAAGATGCGGCGCTGAAACGCTTCGACAACAAGGATAACGTCAACGTGCAGCGCTACAAGGGCCTCGGTGAAATGAATCCCGAACAATTGTGGAAAACCACCATGGATCCCGAGCAGCGCGCCATGAAGCTGGTCACCATCGAAGAGGCCTATCAGGCCGACGTGCTGTTTTCGACGCTGATGGGCGACAAAGTCGAGCCGCGCCGGAAGTTCATCGAGGAGAATGCGAAGTATGTGAGGAATTTGGATGTGTGA
- a CDS encoding DUF2442 domain-containing protein → MFHEIYSVTAFKVIAPYPLQICFNDHSVRSIDFRPMLRGELYGPLRSLEFFNQVRLDRETGTLVWPNGADFDPTTLHDWDKVGEAMITMARSWPEPLLDGVNEANETAIHEKNSMAL, encoded by the coding sequence ATGTTTCATGAAATTTATTCTGTGACGGCTTTTAAAGTGATAGCACCGTATCCGCTTCAAATCTGTTTTAATGACCATAGCGTAAGAAGCATCGATTTTAGACCCATGTTGCGCGGTGAATTATATGGTCCGCTCCGCAGCCTGGAATTTTTTAATCAAGTTCGCCTTGATCGCGAAACCGGCACGCTGGTATGGCCTAACGGCGCTGATTTCGACCCCACGACGCTTCATGATTGGGATAAAGTGGGCGAAGCCATGATCACGATGGCTCGTTCCTGGCCGGAGCCGTTGTTGGATGGCGTCAACGAGGCAAATGAAACGGCAATACATGAAAAAAATAGCATGGCGCTTTAA
- a CDS encoding glyoxalase encodes MMINPIVHIEIAGQDGEKLEDFYSRLFGWSIVRRIVGPGFPYGQIDTIAKSASVTGGIRHEPEGKAELVFYVEVDDLPAALAQAQELGATVRIPIITTPDLTFAMITDPEGNPVGMIQKKE; translated from the coding sequence ATGATGATCAACCCCATCGTTCACATTGAAATTGCCGGGCAAGACGGCGAAAAGCTGGAAGATTTCTATTCCCGGTTGTTTGGTTGGTCGATCGTGCGGCGCATCGTCGGCCCCGGATTTCCCTACGGCCAAATCGATACCATAGCCAAGAGCGCGAGTGTGACCGGCGGCATTCGCCACGAGCCGGAAGGCAAGGCCGAGCTGGTTTTCTATGTCGAAGTCGATGATCTTCCTGCTGCGCTGGCGCAAGCGCAGGAACTGGGCGCGACGGTGCGCATTCCAATCATAACCACGCCGGATTTGACCTTTGCGATGATCACCGATCCCGAAGGCAATCCAGTGGGGATGATTCAAAAGAAGGAATAG